Proteins co-encoded in one Hymenobacter swuensis DY53 genomic window:
- a CDS encoding heavy-metal-associated domain-containing protein, which yields MKFFPSFLLALSLLVSSTGAFAQGKPKAKGPATETLQVKTSAVCDMCKARLEKSLAYEKGVQAAILDVPSQVLTVTYRPDKTTPTALRTAVQQTGYDADKQTADARAYDRLPDCCKKTNNVH from the coding sequence ATGAAGTTCTTCCCTTCTTTCCTGCTTGCACTTTCTCTGCTTGTTTCTTCTACTGGCGCATTTGCTCAAGGAAAGCCCAAAGCCAAAGGCCCCGCTACTGAAACGCTGCAGGTAAAAACTTCCGCCGTGTGCGATATGTGCAAAGCCCGCCTAGAAAAGTCGCTGGCTTATGAAAAAGGCGTGCAGGCGGCTATCCTCGATGTGCCCAGCCAGGTTCTCACCGTCACCTACCGCCCCGACAAAACGACTCCCACTGCGCTGCGTACCGCCGTGCAACAAACAGGCTACGACGCCGATAAGCAGACAGCCGATGCCCGGGCGTATGACCGGTTGCCGGACTGCTGCAAGAAAACCAATAACGTTCACTAA
- a CDS encoding TonB-dependent receptor, with protein sequence MNALPEPFRLVAAAGLLAVATTVAAQTPDAATAPVRGQVLDATTNTPVPGAVVRWLSTPTGAATTDNQGAFSLLRPAGTDTRLIVNLLGYLPDTVQAASGYLRVPLRRSGELAEVKIEERAPSYSGLTPANTQVITSRDLTKSACCNLAESFETNASVEVSTTDAVSGAKQIQLLGLDGAYSLLTIDNLPALRGLSTPYRLNYLAGPWIESIDIIKGMGSVVNGYESISGQVNVRLKEPDKADRLLFNAYGNDLGKFDVNLNLATRVSKKLSTTLLLHTDHLGRRVDRNDDRFLDLPLATQFNLFNKWKYISGTGLVTEVGLGALRETRQGGQLGYRKENPGGFYGTTQETDRYTGYAKTSYTWPGRPYQSLGLLLSGTSHDFTSRYGLRTYDGTQRTGLATLLFQSIIGTTAHTYRAGLSFLHDDFREVYRTGFTYVTETPAERYAREHRNRLEQVPGAFAEYTYQNARNLTVVTGLRLDRHNLYGWFLTPRLNVKYDPAKNTVLRLAAGRGQRTANPLAENSGMLVSSREFIISPNLRPETAWNVGGSVTQYFTAFGRPATFITDYYHTEFQNQVVSDPYSASAQLLIGNLEPGGRSYSRSFQTEVQLEPVKGLQAKAAYKYLDVQTSYEGELLPKVLTPRHRLFLNLGYATAFDKWRADVTVQGFGRRPLAHGPGSMGHQHGTGEKTLPYAPRYALLNTQLTRAFKRFEVYAGVENLTNYRQSNPIEGASQPFGPNFDAAMIWGPVVGRLTYAGLRFTLQ encoded by the coding sequence ATGAATGCCTTACCCGAGCCTTTCCGGTTAGTGGCAGCGGCCGGTCTGCTGGCCGTTGCCACCACGGTGGCGGCCCAAACGCCCGACGCGGCTACCGCCCCCGTGCGCGGCCAAGTGCTCGATGCCACCACCAATACGCCCGTACCGGGAGCCGTAGTACGCTGGCTGAGCACCCCCACCGGCGCCGCCACTACTGATAATCAGGGCGCGTTTTCCTTGCTGCGCCCGGCCGGTACCGATACCCGCCTGATCGTCAACCTCCTGGGCTACCTGCCCGACACCGTGCAGGCCGCCAGCGGCTACCTGCGCGTGCCGTTGCGCCGCTCCGGCGAACTGGCGGAAGTGAAAATTGAGGAGCGGGCTCCCTCCTACTCCGGCCTCACGCCTGCCAACACGCAGGTTATTACCAGCCGCGACCTGACTAAATCGGCCTGTTGTAACTTGGCCGAGAGCTTCGAAACCAACGCTTCAGTAGAGGTTTCGACTACGGATGCCGTATCCGGGGCCAAGCAGATTCAGCTTCTTGGCCTGGATGGGGCTTATTCTCTGCTCACCATTGATAACCTGCCGGCCTTGCGCGGCCTTTCTACCCCGTACCGCCTCAATTATCTGGCTGGTCCCTGGATTGAGAGCATCGACATCATAAAAGGTATGGGCTCAGTGGTGAATGGCTACGAAAGCATTTCGGGCCAGGTAAACGTGCGCCTCAAGGAGCCCGACAAGGCCGACCGGCTGCTGTTCAACGCCTATGGCAACGACCTGGGCAAGTTCGATGTAAACCTGAACTTGGCCACCCGCGTCAGCAAGAAGCTCAGCACCACCCTGCTGCTGCACACCGACCACCTGGGCCGCCGCGTGGACCGCAATGACGACCGGTTTCTGGACCTGCCGCTGGCCACGCAGTTCAACCTGTTCAATAAGTGGAAGTACATTTCCGGGACGGGGCTGGTGACGGAAGTGGGCCTGGGCGCGCTGCGCGAAACCCGCCAGGGCGGCCAGCTAGGCTACCGCAAGGAAAACCCCGGCGGCTTCTACGGCACCACTCAGGAAACCGACCGGTACACGGGGTACGCCAAAACCAGCTACACTTGGCCCGGCCGCCCCTACCAGAGCCTGGGGCTGCTGCTGAGCGGCACCAGCCACGACTTCACCTCCCGTTACGGCCTGCGCACCTACGACGGTACCCAGCGCACGGGCCTGGCCACGCTGCTGTTCCAAAGCATCATCGGTACCACGGCGCACACCTACCGGGCCGGCCTGAGCTTCCTGCACGATGATTTCCGGGAAGTGTACCGTACCGGCTTCACCTACGTGACGGAGACGCCCGCCGAGCGGTACGCCCGGGAGCACCGCAACCGCCTGGAGCAGGTGCCCGGAGCCTTTGCCGAGTACACGTACCAGAACGCCCGCAACCTTACGGTAGTAACCGGCCTGCGCCTCGACCGCCACAACCTGTACGGCTGGTTTCTGACGCCCCGCCTCAATGTGAAGTACGACCCCGCCAAAAATACCGTGCTTCGGCTGGCAGCGGGCCGGGGCCAGCGCACGGCCAACCCGCTGGCCGAAAACTCTGGTATGCTGGTCAGCTCCCGCGAGTTCATTATCAGCCCTAACCTGCGGCCCGAAACTGCCTGGAACGTGGGGGGCTCGGTCACGCAGTACTTCACCGCTTTCGGCCGGCCCGCCACATTCATCACCGACTACTATCACACCGAGTTTCAGAACCAGGTGGTATCCGACCCCTATTCGGCTTCAGCCCAACTACTGATTGGGAACCTGGAGCCGGGTGGACGCAGCTACTCCCGCAGCTTCCAGACGGAGGTGCAGTTGGAGCCGGTGAAGGGGTTGCAGGCCAAGGCAGCTTATAAATACCTCGATGTGCAGACTTCTTACGAGGGCGAGTTGCTGCCCAAGGTGCTCACGCCCCGGCATCGGCTGTTTTTGAACCTGGGTTACGCAACGGCGTTTGATAAGTGGCGGGCCGATGTTACGGTGCAGGGCTTCGGGCGCCGGCCGCTGGCGCATGGCCCGGGCAGTATGGGCCACCAGCACGGCACCGGCGAGAAAACCCTGCCTTATGCACCCCGATACGCGTTGCTCAACACCCAACTCACGCGGGCCTTTAAGCGGTTCGAGGTGTATGCCGGCGTCGAGAACCTGACCAACTACCGCCAGTCTAACCCCATTGAGGGGGCCAGCCAGCCCTTCGGGCCCAACTTTGATGCCGCCATGATCTGGGGGCCGGTAGTTGGGCGCCTCACGTATGCCGGCCTGCGTTTCACCTTACAGTAA
- the mraZ gene encoding division/cell wall cluster transcriptional repressor MraZ, with the protein MSQLLSGEYECKLDPKGRLVLPAKVKANLPEASGSQLVLVRGFEPCLVLYPRAAWRVIHEKVMALDEFNEEYRQFQRNFFRGMTEVELDSIGRFMLPRTMLRYSGIEKEAIIVGLGNRCEIWDPDRYDDFLIKDQQSFSKLAQKFLTTEPGPGGPLAA; encoded by the coding sequence ATGTCTCAGCTGCTCTCCGGCGAATACGAGTGCAAACTCGACCCCAAAGGTCGGTTGGTGCTGCCGGCGAAGGTGAAGGCGAACCTGCCGGAAGCATCGGGTAGCCAGCTGGTGCTGGTGCGTGGGTTTGAGCCCTGCCTGGTGCTGTACCCCCGGGCCGCGTGGCGGGTGATTCATGAGAAGGTGATGGCGCTGGATGAGTTCAATGAGGAGTACCGGCAGTTTCAGCGGAATTTCTTCCGGGGCATGACGGAGGTGGAGCTGGATAGCATCGGGCGGTTTATGCTGCCGCGCACCATGCTGCGCTACTCCGGCATCGAGAAGGAGGCCATTATCGTGGGGCTGGGTAACCGTTGCGAAATCTGGGACCCGGACCGCTACGACGACTTCCTTATCAAAGACCAGCAGAGCTTCTCGAAGCTGGCACAGAAATTTTTAACTACCGAACCCGGCCCTGGCGGCCCCCTGGCCGCATGA
- the rsmH gene encoding 16S rRNA (cytosine(1402)-N(4))-methyltransferase RsmH, which yields MNDSLNEYQNDTAYHRPVMLRECLEGLDLQPGGRYVDVTFGGGGHSARILEHLRSPGHLYSFDQDADAEREAAQLARPEFTFIRSNFRQLFQELKRHDALPIDGLLADLGVSSHQFDTPERGFSTRFDGPLDMRMDSEGEDASAADIINEYSEAELHRIFGMYGEVTNARTLANTVATARRGHSITTIAGLKKAIAPCTPRGKENKYLAQVFQALRIEANDEMAALREMLEQTAQVLRPGGRLVVMSYHSLEDRLVKNFIAKGKFYGEVEKDLFGRSNVPFEALTRKPVEASPEEIALNSRARSAKLRIASKN from the coding sequence ATGAACGACAGTTTGAACGAATACCAGAACGATACCGCCTACCACCGTCCCGTGATGCTGCGCGAGTGCCTCGAAGGCCTCGACCTGCAGCCCGGTGGCCGCTACGTGGACGTTACCTTCGGCGGCGGCGGCCACTCGGCCCGAATACTAGAGCACCTCCGCAGCCCCGGTCACCTCTACAGCTTCGATCAGGACGCTGACGCTGAGCGGGAAGCCGCCCAACTGGCCCGGCCCGAGTTTACCTTTATCCGCAGCAATTTCCGCCAGCTTTTTCAGGAGCTCAAGCGCCACGACGCCCTGCCCATAGATGGCCTGTTGGCCGACCTGGGCGTATCGTCGCACCAGTTTGATACGCCGGAGCGCGGCTTCAGCACCCGCTTCGATGGCCCGCTGGATATGCGCATGGATTCGGAAGGGGAGGATGCCTCGGCAGCGGATATCATCAATGAGTACTCGGAAGCCGAACTGCACCGCATCTTTGGGATGTACGGCGAGGTGACCAATGCCCGCACCCTGGCCAATACTGTGGCCACGGCCCGGCGCGGCCACAGTATTACGACCATTGCCGGCCTCAAAAAGGCCATTGCGCCCTGCACCCCGCGCGGCAAGGAAAACAAGTACCTGGCCCAGGTTTTTCAGGCGCTACGCATTGAGGCCAACGACGAAATGGCCGCCCTGCGCGAGATGCTGGAACAAACGGCCCAGGTGCTGCGTCCCGGCGGCCGGCTGGTGGTAATGAGCTACCACTCGCTGGAAGACCGGCTGGTGAAGAACTTCATTGCCAAGGGCAAATTCTACGGTGAAGTGGAAAAGGATTTGTTCGGCCGCTCCAACGTGCCGTTTGAAGCTCTTACCCGCAAACCCGTGGAAGCCTCGCCGGAAGAAATTGCCCTCAACAGCCGCGCCCGGAGTGCAAAGCTGCGCATCGCCAGTAAAAATTGA
- a CDS encoding FtsL-like putative cell division protein, whose amino-acid sequence MATNTIKPITNQPRTNAPRAIMPEPVAVPEPEPTPPPAPKPPRAARPAAQPRVAASWSVFTLLERVTRVDGLFREGLPVRFLPHLLFIMFLTLVYIGNTHYATRMNRSIQKLKLETEDLRADYTTLSSDYMEASKQSEVARKVAAYGLVESSSPPFRITVPAGHIDEAKLEEVPLLTADSVIAMTARAKADSVRRAAERVTTDSNAAVTEAAPPAPIDVDVIEPATPEPSSNRSAPRRNERKR is encoded by the coding sequence GTGGCTACTAATACCATCAAACCCATCACGAACCAGCCGCGTACCAACGCGCCTCGTGCCATTATGCCGGAACCGGTAGCCGTGCCGGAGCCAGAGCCGACGCCCCCGCCGGCCCCCAAGCCACCACGGGCGGCGCGGCCGGCCGCGCAACCGCGCGTAGCCGCTTCCTGGAGCGTATTTACGCTGCTGGAGCGCGTGACCCGGGTAGATGGCCTGTTCCGGGAGGGGCTGCCGGTCCGGTTCCTGCCGCACCTGCTGTTCATCATGTTCCTGACGCTGGTATATATCGGCAATACGCATTACGCCACCCGGATGAACCGCAGCATTCAAAAGCTGAAGCTGGAAACCGAGGACCTGCGGGCCGATTACACTACCCTGTCGTCGGATTACATGGAAGCCAGCAAGCAAAGCGAAGTAGCCCGCAAAGTGGCCGCCTATGGCTTAGTGGAAAGCTCCTCGCCGCCCTTCCGCATCACGGTGCCGGCCGGCCATATTGATGAGGCCAAACTGGAGGAAGTGCCGCTGCTGACTGCCGACTCCGTAATAGCCATGACGGCCCGCGCCAAAGCCGACTCCGTGCGCCGCGCCGCCGAGCGGGTAACCACCGACAGCAACGCCGCTGTCACCGAAGCCGCCCCGCCCGCGCCCATCGACGTGGACGTAATCGAACCCGCAACGCCCGAACCTTCTTCCAATCGTTCAGCCCCCCGCCGCAATGAAAGGAAACGTTAA
- a CDS encoding penicillin-binding protein produces the protein MKGNVKKSIVTRIRLAFLGVCLFSVAIVWKITQVQFNEGARWRALEQERRVVYQPVFATRGNIFASDGRSIMATSLPFYRVAWDPSVVNDALFSQKKDSLALLLSRFFGDRSTQEYLRRLKNAKSGKVRYLRLNSRQINFQEKKELAQWPIFRAGKNKGGVIFEKVDKRFRPFGGLAQRTIGFVNEDKNGAGLEFTFNRHLAGKDGEALFERVPGGNKPIYDGTEVKPQPGFDIKTTLDINLQDVAENALYKSLVDNDAQYGCVILMEVKTGEIRAVANLGKVAEGVYREDYNYAIADQGRTEPGSTFKLASMMALFEDNPELELTDTVNTGNTGMMKIAGAVKTDTHPNGRIPIQKVIEQSSNIGVAKLINDHFFSKPEKYTDYLKTFGLDKPLGFQMAGEARPYIKDPRDRSWSRTSLSTMSIGYELKLAPLQTLAFYNAIANNGVKIEPIIVREIRQADKVLESYEARVLNPKICSESTLLKMQSMLKGVVLNGSARGIRTDGYSIAGKTGTAWKFKNGHYTRMYSTSFCGYFPADEPKYSCIVVIDSPRRGRIYGGTVAAPVFREVADKAMARDAASLRPLLARVPLAKSRVPFVQAGMQDELSLVFTQLGVSHNGVTGTDDWVRTKADSESASLALKPMAVRPGRVPNVQGLTLRDALFLLENRGLRVRSYGTGRVKTQSVAAGTTARRGTTVVLQMEPIGGTPAPVVLPTPAADPATEARTPRTAAEPSTDAKRAANAARKPTTAPKKATAAVKLVTRPKA, from the coding sequence ATGAAAGGAAACGTTAAAAAAAGTATTGTTACCCGCATCCGGCTGGCGTTTCTGGGCGTCTGCCTGTTCTCGGTGGCCATCGTCTGGAAAATCACCCAGGTGCAGTTCAACGAAGGGGCCCGCTGGCGCGCCCTGGAGCAGGAGCGGCGCGTGGTGTACCAGCCCGTATTTGCCACCCGTGGCAACATCTTTGCCTCCGATGGCCGCAGCATCATGGCTACCTCGCTGCCTTTCTACCGGGTGGCCTGGGACCCGAGTGTGGTGAACGACGCGCTGTTCAGTCAGAAAAAAGACTCCCTGGCGCTGTTGTTGTCACGCTTTTTCGGCGACCGGAGCACGCAGGAGTACCTGCGCCGCCTGAAAAATGCCAAGAGCGGCAAAGTGCGCTACCTGCGGCTGAACTCCCGCCAGATCAACTTCCAGGAGAAGAAGGAGCTGGCCCAGTGGCCCATTTTCCGGGCAGGTAAGAACAAGGGCGGCGTCATCTTCGAGAAGGTAGATAAGCGGTTCCGGCCCTTCGGCGGGCTGGCCCAGCGCACCATTGGCTTCGTGAACGAGGACAAGAACGGGGCGGGCCTGGAGTTTACCTTCAACCGCCACCTGGCCGGCAAAGACGGGGAGGCCCTGTTTGAGCGGGTACCCGGCGGCAACAAGCCCATCTACGACGGCACCGAGGTGAAGCCCCAGCCCGGCTTCGACATCAAAACCACCCTCGACATCAACCTGCAGGACGTGGCCGAAAACGCGCTGTACAAGTCATTGGTGGACAACGACGCGCAGTACGGCTGCGTAATTCTGATGGAGGTGAAAACCGGCGAAATCCGGGCTGTGGCCAACCTGGGCAAGGTGGCCGAGGGCGTGTACCGCGAGGATTACAACTACGCCATTGCCGACCAGGGCCGCACCGAGCCGGGCTCCACGTTCAAGCTGGCCTCTATGATGGCGTTGTTCGAGGATAACCCCGAACTGGAGCTGACCGATACCGTAAATACTGGCAACACCGGCATGATGAAAATTGCCGGGGCCGTGAAAACCGACACCCACCCCAACGGCCGCATTCCCATCCAGAAGGTGATTGAGCAGTCGTCGAACATCGGGGTGGCCAAGCTCATCAACGACCACTTCTTCTCCAAGCCCGAGAAGTACACCGACTACCTGAAAACCTTCGGGCTGGACAAGCCCCTGGGCTTCCAGATGGCCGGCGAGGCCCGCCCCTACATCAAGGACCCGCGTGACCGGAGCTGGAGCCGCACCTCCCTGTCCACCATGAGCATCGGCTATGAGTTGAAGCTGGCCCCGCTGCAGACACTGGCCTTCTACAACGCCATTGCCAACAACGGCGTCAAGATCGAGCCCATCATCGTGCGCGAAATCCGTCAGGCCGACAAGGTGCTGGAAAGCTACGAGGCCCGGGTGCTCAACCCCAAAATCTGCTCCGAAAGCACCCTGCTCAAGATGCAGTCGATGCTGAAAGGGGTGGTGCTGAACGGCTCGGCCCGGGGCATCCGCACCGATGGCTACTCCATTGCGGGCAAAACGGGCACCGCCTGGAAGTTCAAGAACGGCCACTACACCCGCATGTACTCCACCAGCTTCTGCGGCTATTTCCCGGCCGATGAGCCCAAGTACAGCTGCATCGTGGTGATTGACTCGCCCCGGCGCGGCCGTATCTATGGCGGCACGGTGGCAGCCCCGGTGTTCCGCGAGGTAGCCGACAAAGCTATGGCCCGCGACGCGGCCAGTCTGCGGCCGTTGCTGGCCCGGGTCCCCTTGGCAAAGTCGCGGGTGCCGTTTGTACAGGCTGGTATGCAGGACGAATTGTCATTGGTATTCACGCAGCTGGGCGTAAGCCACAACGGCGTAACCGGCACCGACGACTGGGTGCGCACCAAAGCCGATTCCGAATCGGCCTCATTGGCCCTGAAGCCGATGGCCGTGCGCCCCGGCCGGGTGCCCAACGTGCAGGGCCTGACCCTGCGCGACGCGCTGTTCCTGCTGGAAAATCGGGGCCTGCGGGTGCGTTCCTACGGAACAGGCCGGGTGAAAACCCAGTCGGTAGCGGCCGGCACCACGGCCCGGCGCGGCACCACCGTAGTGCTCCAGATGGAGCCCATCGGCGGCACGCCCGCCCCTGTGGTCCTGCCTACACCCGCGGCAGACCCAGCTACCGAAGCGCGGACACCCCGCACGGCGGCAGAGCCTTCAACAGACGCCAAACGAGCTGCCAACGCCGCCAGAAAACCTACAACTGCGCCTAAGAAAGCCACGGCTGCCGTGAAGCTTGTCACTCGTCCCAAAGCCTGA
- a CDS encoding UDP-N-acetylmuramoyl-L-alanyl-D-glutamate--2,6-diaminopimelate ligase, with translation MSLSALLPAVTVRGQHGPADVFVTSLTLDSRQAGPGTVFFALRGTAADGHQFIAKAVEQGAAVIVCEELPAELNPATTHVQVPDSAEAMASMAAEFYGHPSRQLQLVGITGTNGKTTCATMLHKLFRELGYHCGLLSTVQNQIDEEVIPSTHTTPDAIRLNELLARMVKAGCTHVFMEVSSHAVVQHRITGLHFAGGIFTNLTHDHLDYHGTFDAYLKAKKGFFDQLPKSAFALTNADDKRGPVMLQNVPGRREAYSMRGNGAFRGKLIENAVHGLHLEVDGREVQFRLIGVFNAYNLLAIYGAAVLLGEDPTEVLTVLSGLTSAPGRFEPVVSEKARITGIVDYAHTPDALENVLQTIADIRQHSQQVITVVGCGGNRDGAKRPIMARLAAQLSSRAVLTSDNPRFEDPNDILAQMQAGVPAEAQGKVLTIADRREAIKTAVALAGPGDIVLVAGKGHENYQEIKGVKTDFDDKQVLQQMFDLLGK, from the coding sequence ATTTCTCTTTCTGCACTGCTGCCAGCCGTAACCGTGCGCGGCCAGCATGGTCCGGCCGACGTTTTCGTAACCAGCCTCACCCTCGATTCGCGGCAGGCGGGCCCCGGTACGGTATTTTTTGCGTTGCGCGGCACCGCTGCCGATGGGCATCAGTTCATCGCCAAAGCAGTGGAGCAGGGCGCTGCGGTTATTGTGTGCGAGGAGTTGCCCGCCGAGCTGAATCCTGCCACCACTCACGTACAAGTGCCTGATTCGGCGGAAGCTATGGCCAGCATGGCGGCCGAGTTCTACGGCCACCCCTCGCGCCAGTTGCAGCTGGTAGGCATTACGGGCACCAACGGCAAAACCACCTGCGCCACCATGCTGCACAAGCTGTTCCGGGAGCTGGGCTACCATTGCGGGCTGCTGAGCACGGTGCAGAATCAGATTGATGAGGAAGTTATTCCCAGCACCCATACCACGCCCGACGCCATCCGGCTGAACGAGCTGCTGGCCCGCATGGTGAAAGCCGGCTGCACCCACGTATTTATGGAGGTGAGCAGCCACGCCGTGGTGCAGCATCGCATTACGGGCCTGCACTTCGCGGGCGGCATCTTCACCAACCTTACCCATGACCACCTCGATTATCACGGCACCTTCGATGCGTATTTGAAGGCCAAAAAGGGCTTTTTCGACCAGCTGCCGAAGTCGGCCTTCGCCCTCACCAACGCCGACGACAAGCGCGGCCCGGTGATGCTGCAGAACGTACCGGGCCGCCGCGAAGCCTATTCTATGCGCGGCAACGGTGCGTTCCGGGGCAAGCTCATCGAAAATGCCGTGCACGGTCTGCACCTGGAGGTAGACGGCCGCGAGGTGCAGTTTCGCCTGATCGGGGTGTTCAATGCCTACAATCTGCTGGCTATTTACGGGGCGGCGGTGCTACTGGGTGAGGACCCCACGGAGGTACTCACAGTGCTGTCGGGCCTGACCTCGGCCCCCGGCCGTTTCGAGCCGGTGGTATCAGAGAAGGCGCGCATCACGGGCATTGTGGACTACGCCCATACGCCCGACGCGCTGGAAAACGTGCTCCAGACCATTGCCGACATCCGCCAGCACAGCCAGCAGGTAATTACAGTGGTGGGCTGCGGCGGCAACCGCGACGGGGCCAAGCGGCCTATCATGGCCCGTCTGGCGGCCCAGCTTTCCAGCCGCGCCGTACTGACCTCCGACAACCCCCGCTTCGAGGACCCCAACGATATTCTGGCCCAGATGCAGGCCGGCGTGCCCGCCGAAGCGCAGGGGAAAGTCCTGACTATTGCCGACCGGCGCGAGGCCATCAAAACAGCCGTAGCCCTGGCCGGCCCCGGCGATATTGTGTTAGTAGCCGGCAAAGGCCACGAAAACTACCAGGAAATCAAAGGCGTTAAAACCGACTTCGACGATAAGCAGGTGCTGCAGCAGATGTTTGATCTGCTGGGGAAATAA
- the mraY gene encoding phospho-N-acetylmuramoyl-pentapeptide-transferase, whose protein sequence is MLYYLFNYLYKVYHLPGTGVMQYSSFRAALAVVTSLIIAQFFGAPLIRALQRQQIGESIRDLGLQGQMEKKGTPTMGGLIILLAILVPVLLFAKLDNIYIVLMLLSTVWLGLIGFVDDYIKVVKKDKEGLAGRFKILGQVGLGLTVGWVLFFSNDVTVRQYALPNGSFSAVDASSVYQDVKLMITTVPFLKNNELNYGDLFATAGDFFNEYYAFFYIPIVIVIITAVSNGANITDGLDGLAAGTSAIIGITLAIFCFVSGNALLADYLDVMFIPNSGELVIFCAAFVGACVGFLWYNSYPAQVFMGDTGSLAIGGIIAVLAIIVRKELLIPVLCGVFLIENLSVMVQVSYFKYTRRKYGEGRRLLRMSPLHHHYQKLGYHESKIVSRFWIVGIMLAVLTLVTLKLR, encoded by the coding sequence ATGCTGTATTACCTCTTTAACTACCTCTACAAAGTGTACCACCTGCCGGGTACGGGCGTGATGCAGTATAGCTCGTTCCGGGCGGCGCTGGCGGTAGTTACCTCCCTCATTATTGCGCAGTTTTTTGGGGCTCCCCTTATTCGGGCGCTGCAGCGGCAGCAAATTGGCGAGTCGATCCGGGACCTGGGTTTACAGGGGCAGATGGAAAAAAAAGGTACCCCAACGATGGGCGGACTCATCATTCTGCTGGCCATTCTGGTGCCGGTGCTGCTGTTTGCCAAGCTTGACAACATATACATTGTGCTTATGCTGCTGAGCACCGTATGGCTGGGGCTCATCGGGTTCGTGGACGACTATATTAAGGTAGTAAAGAAGGATAAGGAGGGGCTGGCCGGCCGCTTCAAGATTCTGGGCCAGGTAGGCCTGGGCCTCACGGTGGGCTGGGTGTTGTTCTTCTCCAACGACGTGACCGTGCGCCAGTACGCGCTGCCCAACGGCTCGTTCTCGGCCGTGGATGCTAGTTCCGTCTATCAGGATGTGAAGCTGATGATTACCACCGTACCCTTCCTCAAGAACAACGAGCTCAACTACGGCGACCTGTTTGCCACGGCCGGCGACTTCTTCAACGAGTATTACGCCTTCTTCTACATTCCCATTGTCATTGTCATCATCACGGCCGTCAGCAACGGAGCCAACATCACCGACGGCCTCGACGGGCTGGCGGCGGGTACCTCGGCCATTATCGGCATCACGCTGGCTATTTTCTGCTTCGTGAGCGGCAACGCGCTCCTGGCTGATTACTTGGACGTGATGTTTATTCCAAACTCGGGGGAACTGGTGATTTTCTGTGCTGCCTTCGTGGGGGCTTGCGTGGGCTTTCTGTGGTACAACTCGTACCCGGCCCAGGTATTCATGGGGGACACCGGCTCGTTGGCCATTGGCGGCATCATTGCCGTGCTGGCCATCATCGTGCGCAAGGAGCTGCTGATTCCGGTGCTGTGTGGGGTGTTCCTGATTGAAAACCTCTCGGTGATGGTGCAGGTGAGCTACTTCAAATACACCCGCCGCAAGTACGGCGAAGGCCGCCGCCTGCTGCGCATGTCGCCGCTGCACCACCACTACCAGAAGCTGGGCTACCACGAATCCAAAATCGTGTCGCGCTTCTGGATTGTGGGCATCATGCTGGCTGTGCTGACACTCGTAACCTTGAAATTGCGCTAA